The following are from one region of the Carassius auratus strain Wakin unplaced genomic scaffold, ASM336829v1 scaf_tig00214573, whole genome shotgun sequence genome:
- the LOC113092348 gene encoding androgen-dependent TFPI-regulating protein, which produces MTGTLKKLYHIVAFGWYIFVIQSVYAKRNSDIPPGMFVYGGPWKYLTFLNLVLQLVFFGLASVNDLKPVGKGSKMSLLCLSKDLLFSVFAFPVGMFVVLLFWLIFTYDRQLVYPASMDRLFPPWMNHAMHSLVLPIVFGEILVEPHIYPKIKNGLAALGFVTAAYLGWVVWVYLTVGIWVYPILGMFSSSGLTIFFFFNMLVMALLYLLGQTLNHEVWGKKHPKFTRT; this is translated from the exons ATGACTGGCACGCTGAAGAAATTGTACCACATAGTTGCTTTTGGCTGGTATATCTTTGTCATTCAGTCTGTTTATGCAAAACGCAATTCAGATATACCACCTGGGATGTTTGTCTATGGCGGACCCTGGAAATACCTCACATTTTTGAACCTG GTCTTACAGCTTGTGTTTTTTGGACTGGCATCTGTGAATGACCTTAAGCCTGTGGGGAAAGGCTCCAAAATGTCACTTCTGTGCCTCTCCAAGGACTTGCTCTTTTCTGTCTTTGCGTTTCCAGTGGGAATG TTTGTAGTTCTGCTGTTTTGGCTGATTTTTACCTATGATCGACAACTGGTCTATCCAGCTTCAATGGACCGCCTCTTCCCTCCATGGATGAATCATGCTATG CACAGTCTTGTTCTCCCAATCGTGTTTGGTGAGATCCTGGTGGAGCCACATATCTATCCTAAAATAAAGAATGGTTTGGCTGCTTTAGGATTTGTTACTGCTGCTTACTTAGGATG GGTTGTTTGGGTGTATCTAACGGTGGGAATCTGGGTTTACCCTATACTGGGGATGTTCAGCAGCTCAGGATTGaccatcttcttcttttttaacatGCTTGTGATGGCGCTGCTGTACTTACTGGGACAAACTTTGAACCATGAAGTTTGGG ggaaaaaacatccaaaattTACAAGAACATAA